Part of the Chryseobacterium sp. 7 genome is shown below.
CAATGATGAAGGTTTTAAATTGGAAGACAAAAAGAATTATAATCTCTCAGCGTCCAATGTTGTCTTATTAGTAGATAAATCAGAAAGCTTTTACAACGAAAACAAAAAAAATAATCTGTTCTTATGGAGCTCTATTTTATTGGGCGCTCTCATGGTATCTGTTTTATTATTGGATTTTTCTTTCTTTTATACAGGTGCCGCATTTGTGTCACTTTCATTTTTAGGGATTTTCCTTTCCTATGAAGCTTATAAAAAAACTCATGGTAAAGGAACCGTCATTCCTTTAGGGGTATGCCAGAATAAAATGTTGAAAACAGATTGTGATTATGTATTTAATTATAAAAAATGGAAGTTTTTTGATATATCTGAGATCTCTTTATTATTCTTTTTCTCTCAAATTATCAGTTTTATAGTTTTAGCAATCTATAAAGATCTCAGTTTTTACTATTTTATATACAAGTATATCTTCTATCTCTTTATACCTGTCTCGTTTGTTTCATTGTATTACCAAATCATTGTTATTAAAAAGCTATGTCCGGTTTGTATTGGTATTATAGTTTGTGTTTATGCTCAGCTGGCTCTTTTGTACCTTTTGCCTAACGCATTGATAAAGATTAATCCATTTTCTATTGTTTTATATGGATTATTTGTTTTGGCTTCTGCTTTATTTCTGCTTTATTTAAAGGAGAAAGTTAAGTGGAATAATAAACTGAAAGAAGAAATTGTAAAAAGCTCGAGGTTTAAAAGAAACTATACTTTCTTCAGAAATAACCTTGCAATTCAAAAGAAAACTCTTAATGATGATTTTTTGAGCTCGTTTAATTTTGGAACTTCTGATGCTAACTTAACGCTGACTTTGGTAACGAATCCTTCATGTAAATACTGTAAGGAATTCTATCCAACATTTATGAGAATAATACATAATTACAGTAATCAAATTAATATTCGTCTTGTGCTGGATGCAGATCTTGAAAATTTTTCAGAAGAATTAGCTTCTACCTATATAAATATGGCCTGCATTTATGAAAATTCGGAAGATAAGACAACTTTTTTTGTAGCTTTGGAAGAGTGGTATACGATAAGAACAGATAAAAATGGTATCAGCAAATGGAATAATAAATACTCTCATTTGTTTACAAATCAAGATCATGTTATTTCT
Proteins encoded:
- a CDS encoding thioredoxin domain-containing protein, with product MKKNINILTSYLNLIDIHVDKNEFEYQLNGHPEFPNILSFSDTLHFFNIDCSVFEIDEEDVELLPENFISINDEGFKLEDKKNYNLSASNVVLLVDKSESFYNENKKNNLFLWSSILLGALMVSVLLLDFSFFYTGAAFVSLSFLGIFLSYEAYKKTHGKGTVIPLGVCQNKMLKTDCDYVFNYKKWKFFDISEISLLFFFSQIISFIVLAIYKDLSFYYFIYKYIFYLFIPVSFVSLYYQIIVIKKLCPVCIGIIVCVYAQLALLYLLPNALIKINPFSIVLYGLFVLASALFLLYLKEKVKWNNKLKEEIVKSSRFKRNYTFFRNNLAIQKKTLNDDFLSSFNFGTSDANLTLTLVTNPSCKYCKEFYPTFMRIIHNYSNQINIRLVLDADLENFSEELASTYINMACIYENSEDKTTFFVALEEWYTIRTDKNGISKWNNKYSHLFTNQDHVISILNNQKKWRNINDINFTPDIFINGYQYPIEYDRADLEYFISEMMG